In a genomic window of Bradyrhizobium sp. LLZ17:
- a CDS encoding phosphotransferase: protein MTPPQLPAVTEPAALTAALRKAGVLDRGAVREVKVLHERDTVLSHITRLGLRYVGESAGAPQSLILKTPHAAFAKPLANAGRHEVAYYTQVAPKMPAQLVPRCFDGNFDEESLAWHLLLEDLTDSHEIIPQSPLPPSREQMMAIVTALARWHAAWWDHASLGETVGTWESTEDSARQMETFAGHYDRFADQLGDRLSEERRILYRRLVEQSARLSQRYHSRRRVSIAHGDAHTWNFMLPRAGVVDTVRIFDFDLWGIDVPTNDLAYMMAMQWYPERRQALERLLLNHYHQTLIANGVSGYTRGALDQDYRWSVLWHITKPIWQWSINIPPVIWWNNLERVMMAVEDLGCEEILG from the coding sequence ATGACACCTCCACAACTGCCTGCGGTCACTGAGCCAGCAGCCCTGACGGCTGCGCTGCGCAAAGCCGGTGTGCTGGATCGCGGCGCGGTCCGCGAGGTGAAGGTGCTGCATGAGCGCGACACGGTCCTGTCGCACATCACCCGGCTCGGGCTACGCTATGTCGGGGAGTCCGCCGGCGCGCCGCAATCTCTGATCCTCAAGACGCCGCATGCGGCCTTCGCTAAGCCGCTGGCGAACGCCGGCCGACACGAGGTGGCCTACTACACCCAGGTTGCACCCAAAATGCCGGCGCAGTTGGTGCCGCGCTGCTTCGACGGGAATTTCGACGAGGAGAGCCTCGCCTGGCATCTGCTGCTCGAGGACCTTACCGACAGCCATGAGATCATACCCCAATCGCCGCTGCCGCCATCGCGCGAACAGATGATGGCGATTGTCACTGCGCTCGCCCGCTGGCACGCGGCGTGGTGGGATCATGCCAGCCTCGGCGAGACCGTCGGCACCTGGGAGAGCACCGAAGACAGCGCAAGGCAAATGGAGACCTTCGCCGGCCACTATGACCGCTTCGCCGATCAGCTTGGCGATCGCCTCAGCGAGGAGCGGCGTATCCTCTACCGCCGCCTCGTCGAGCAGTCGGCCCGACTGTCCCAGCGTTATCATTCGCGCCGCCGCGTCAGCATCGCCCATGGCGACGCTCACACCTGGAATTTCATGCTGCCTCGTGCCGGTGTCGTCGACACCGTGCGCATCTTCGATTTCGATCTGTGGGGCATCGATGTGCCCACCAACGACCTCGCCTACATGATGGCGATGCAATGGTATCCGGAACGCCGGCAGGCTCTCGAGCGCCTTCTGCTCAACCACTACCATCAGACGCTGATCGCGAACGGTGTCAGCGGCTACACGCGCGGCGCACTCGATCAGGATTATCGCTGGTCCGTGCTCTGGCACATCACCAAGCCGATCTGGCAATGGAGCATCAACATCCCACCGGTGATCTGGTGGAACAATCTGGAGCGGGTGATGATGGCGGTCGAGGATCTCGGCTGCGAGGAGATTTTGGGGTGA